The DNA window GCGTTGAGGAGCGCGTGGAGGGCGTCCTCGATGGCGAGTCCGTCGTCCACGTACTCGATACCTTTCCGTCCGAGTTCGACGTTGACGAGGCTTTGGGTGGCTATCGCCCCGTTCTCGCTGGCGAACGGGCACAGCGTTCCGACCCCCGGTAAGCGCGTCGTGACCGCGACGCCGAACCGCGTTTGGTCGTCCCCCTCCTCATCAGTGTACCGCTCCCGGACGCAGATACTGAACGTCATGAACCGGGTAACACAGCGTGCGAGCAAAAAAGTCGGTTTTCCGGCGAAGCGTTCGGCTCAGTTCGTCGTCTCGCCCTTCGGCGTGGGGATGATTCCGCCGCCGTCCGTCGGCATCCAGAAGAATCCCGGCGCGTAAACGGTGTCTCCGTCGCTGGCCTCCACGACCGCTCGGAAGGTGTATCCCTCGCCGTCGGTCGGCGTGTAGACCGTCTTCGTCACGGTGTCCGGGCCGCTGATGGTCGTCGATGGCGTCGTGTACGGGAAGAGCTCTTGGTCCTTCTGGGGCCCCCATTCGAAGTGGACGGTCGCGGAATTCGCGCCGCCGAGATCGCTTACTTCGACGCTCATTTCCGCCGACTGCGTTTCGGCATCGACGTTCACCGGTCCCGTCGTCGCTATCGGGTCCTTGTCCAAGTCGATGCCCGCCGTCGCGGCCTCCACGTCGAGGAGACCGTAGCCCTGTTCGTCGGAGCTAAGGCCGATGTCCTCCGCGGTGTTGCGGAGGCGGATGCGGGCATCGGCCGCCGAAAAGCCGTTCACCATTAGGATACCCGCCGCGCCCGCGACGTGCGGGGTCGCCATCGACGTGCCCGAGAGCGTCTCGTAGGTCCCTCCCTTGTACGTCGAGTAGATGCTGCTGCCGGGCGCGGCGAGTTCGATGTCCGCCCCTTGCGAGGAGGTGTAGGCGAGCGAATCGCTCGACGTGGTTGATGAAACGGCGACGACTTCGCTGTACGCCGCGGGATAGCCCACGCAGTCGGTACAGGGTCCCTCGTTTCCGGCCGCTGCGACGAGGAACACGCCGTTGTCGCTCGCGTACCGACACGCGTCCTGTACCGTGGACGAGGGTGACGACGCGCCCAGACTCATGCTGCCGACGTCCCAACCTTGGTCGGCGACGTGTTCCAGTCCCGCGGCGAGGTCGGACCACGACCCAGACCCGCTCGAATCCAAGACCTTGACCGCGTGGAGTCTGGCGTTGGTCGTCACGCCGACCACGCCCCACGAGTTGTCCGCTGCACCGGCGATACCGGCACAGTGCGTCCCGTGCCCGTTGTCGTCCTCCCAACTGGACCCGACGAACGATTCACCCGACGAGACGTTCCCGCTGAGGTCCGGATGGTCGGAGTCGATACCGGTGTCGAGGATGGCGATGTCGGCGGCCCGACCCGTTCCGCCCTCCGGGTGAATCACGTCCGCGTCCACGCGGTCGACACCCCACGGAAGGGTCTGTCCGCTGGCGTGAACCGTGCCGTTCTCCTCGACGTATCGAATGGCCGGGTGGGACTGGAGTCGTTCCGCGGCGCGGGCGGGGAGTTCCATCGTCATCGCCGAGAACGAGAACTCGCGGACGACGGTATCGGCGGCGTCCCTCGCCATCGCCTTCCCCGTGGCGTTCTCGAACCCGACGTTCACTTCTACGGTGTCTCCGGGACTCGCGCTTGCGAATCCGGTTCCGAACACGACGAGGGAACCGGTCGTCGCTTTCAGTGCTGTTCGACGCGAGATGGTTTCGTTTTTATGAGCCATCAAACAAGTACTGTCTTATCAATTATTAACTATATTTGTACAGGCGTAGAGTGCCGGAAAATTGGCTCTCGTAGGTCGTTCTCCGGAGAACGAGTGTTCGAGTCGGTAACTGTCCAAACCGCAACCGATACCGTTCGAGGGTCTCGAACGGAAAATCAGCGTTCCCGTTGAAGCGAGGTTCCGCCTAGAAGGAGAACGTCCTCGTTGCGCCTTCGGTTCTCCCGTAGTCGTTGTACGCAACCGCGCGATATTCGTAGGTGATGCCGCTTTCTTCACCGACCGGATGGCCGGTAAAACTCGCGTTATCGTCGATTAGGCGAAGTTCGGTATCGTACGGGAACCCGTCGCCTTCCGGACCCCACTCGAACCACGCCTCGACGTCGGTGCCGTACGCCCAGCCGGTGAGCTCTACCTCGCCGTTGTCTACGGTGTACGGTCCCGTTTGTGGTGTCGGAGGTGGACTGCCGCTCCCGCTTCCACCGCCACCGCCGCCGTCACAACCCGTACACGGAACCCTCGCGGCTACCGTGCCCGTCATCGAGATGCCGATTGCCGCTCCGATACCGACGCCGGTCAGTTCGAGCACGTCGCGGCGCGATGTATGCTTGTCTTCATCTGTCATGCACGGTAGATTACTCTGCCCTAGTATATATTTTTTCTGAGAATACAGAATATAATATTGCTTCCGTCGGTACCCTCGCGTTAATCCATTTTCGGGCGATAAACTGTTTCTCCACGACCCCACCGATTTCCGTCCCGTTCCCTGTCTCTTTTCGCTCTCGGTTTCTGTTCGCTGCCGGAAAAGCCCGACCGGCGGCGTCAGACGATAAACGTCTTCGGCATGCCGACCGAACTGCCGTAGTCGTTGACCACGATGGCTCGGTACACGTAGGAGACACCGCTCTCCACGCCGACCGGGTGACCGGTGAACACGTCGTACGAATCGACGTATCGGAGCTCCGTATCGTTCGGGAGGCTCTGGTCGGGCAACCCGTCTTCCTGAGTGCCCTCGCCCCACTCGAACCACGCTCGTCCGCCGTCCTCGTTCGTCCAGCCCGTTAGTTCCACTTCGCCGTCGCTGACGGTGTAATTACTCGTCCGCGGTGCCGCGGGTGGACTGCCGCCGCCACCGCCGCCACCGCCGCCGCCGCCGCCACAATCGGGACACGAGACGTTCGCGTCCGCCGTTCCCATCATCGAAACGCCGGTCAGCGCCGCGAGACCGACGCCGGATCGCCTGAGTACGTCACGCCGTGACGTATGGTTGTCTTTGTCTACCATACGA is part of the Haladaptatus paucihalophilus DX253 genome and encodes:
- a CDS encoding S8 family peptidase, with translation MAHKNETISRRTALKATTGSLVVFGTGFASASPGDTVEVNVGFENATGKAMARDAADTVVREFSFSAMTMELPARAAERLQSHPAIRYVEENGTVHASGQTLPWGVDRVDADVIHPEGGTGRAADIAILDTGIDSDHPDLSGNVSSGESFVGSSWEDDNGHGTHCAGIAGAADNSWGVVGVTTNARLHAVKVLDSSGSGSWSDLAAGLEHVADQGWDVGSMSLGASSPSSTVQDACRYASDNGVFLVAAAGNEGPCTDCVGYPAAYSEVVAVSSTTSSDSLAYTSSQGADIELAAPGSSIYSTYKGGTYETLSGTSMATPHVAGAAGILMVNGFSAADARIRLRNTAEDIGLSSDEQGYGLLDVEAATAGIDLDKDPIATTGPVNVDAETQSAEMSVEVSDLGGANSATVHFEWGPQKDQELFPYTTPSTTISGPDTVTKTVYTPTDGEGYTFRAVVEASDGDTVYAPGFFWMPTDGGGIIPTPKGETTN